The following nucleotide sequence is from Magnetococcales bacterium.
CGGCTTTGGCGACGCCTTGGGATGCGACTTCAGCGCCGAATCCATGGTGTTTTGTCATGCCCGGGGCTTTCGTCGCCTGGCCCGTGCCTCGGCGGAATATCTCCCCTTTCGCAAAGCATCCGTGGATGTTGTCTGTCTGCTCGATGTTCTCTATCACCAGGGAATTCGCGACGACGTGCAGGTTCTCAAGGATGTCCATGCCCTCCTGGCCCCGGGAGGGGTATTGATCCTGACCGATTCCGCCTTTCAATTTCTTTATGGACCCCATGATCGGGCCGTCCACGCCCGCCAGCGTTATTCCCGCCCGGAGATTCGCGCCAAGCTCCTGCAAGCCGGCTTTCAGATCGAACGTCTTGGCTATTATAATTTTTTTCTGTTTCCCCTGGCAGCAGCGGTCAGACTGTTCGAACGCTATTTTCCGGGAAAAGAGAATCAATCCAACGTTGACCTGGTGCCTGAACCCCTGAACCGTTTTTTTCTGGCCCTGTTGCGGCTGGAAGTGGCCTTGATTCGGTATATCAATCTTCCCTTCGGCCTGAGCGTCTGTGCCGTGGCGAGGAAGCCTGTATCAAGTCAGGTTACGGTCGGCATTATTAATTCATAATGTTCTATCTGATCAAGTTTTTAATGCGTCATGTAAAATTTTATCTCGATTTTTATTTATTATTTCTTTAAAATCATAATTTTTTTTAAAAATATCTTCTATGTCTTCGCCTTTAATTGGTATAATAATTTGTTTAGTGTTTTGTTTCTCAACAGCGAACCTGGCAATTTCAAGTTCTGCATCCGCTGTAAATCCTTCCCATGACACTAAAATACCGTAATAACACCCATCAGATTCTATTATTCTACGTTTCATATCATTGACTACGTTAATACCAACAGCGGATGATTTCTTTGTGTGCCAACATTCTAATAAAATATTCTTCTTTAATTTCCTTCCGTAATTATTTAACGTGCAATATGCTTTATAATATTTTCTTTTTCCATTGCATTCCTCTAGAAGTTTTGCAAAACCATCTGAGTCTTTTTCCTTTTCGTAACAAATTCCAGCAATATCTCCACCAATTCCAGATAATCTATGATTATCAATATTAAGAACA
It contains:
- a CDS encoding class I SAM-dependent methyltransferase → METTEYQKMYALEDQHWWFRGKRHLVAGFIARHAPTVTGRPRRFLDVGCGTGKVLELLSGFGDALGCDFSAESMVFCHARGFRRLARASAEYLPFRKASVDVVCLLDVLYHQGIRDDVQVLKDVHALLAPGGVLILTDSAFQFLYGPHDRAVHARQRYSRPEIRAKLLQAGFQIERLGYYNFFLFPLAAAVRLFERYFPGKENQSNVDLVPEPLNRFFLALLRLEVALIRYINLPFGLSVCAVARKPVSSQVTVGIINS